In bacterium, the genomic stretch GTTCAAACGCATTCTGCCGATTGTCAAATAGATTTCCCTCCGCGCTATGGGAGGAAAACGATAAGCCCGGCGGAGGTTAAATTGACCGAAATTTTCACGATAGGCCACAGCAATCATGACCTGCTCGATTTCTTGAATATATTGAAGCGCAGCAGGACCCAGGTCCTCGTCGATGTCCGCAGCGAACCCTACAGCCGCTATGCCTCACAGTTCAACAAAACCGAATTCCAAAGGCATGTCGAGACGGCTGGGATTACATATCGATACTCAGGCAACTCAATAGGCGGCAAACCCAAAGATATGTCGCTCTACACCCCATCCGGCGCTCCCGATTATGACAAACTCGCAAAGACCGAATCTTTTCAAAATGAGCTTAAAGCAATCGTAGAAATCGCAAAGACCAAGCGAGTGGTTATAATGTGCAGTGAGGCAGACCCGATGACATGCCACCGCGAGAGAATTCTGGCACAAATTCTGCGAAGCTGGGGGATAGATGTGAAGCATATCATGCCGGATGGCAGCATCGCGAAGGTGGAACAACCAGGGCTCTTTAAGAATTAGTATTTTACATTTTGTATTTTATATTTGGCTGGATGCGTCAGGCATCATCCGACAATGCAGGAAAGCAGAGACTGCAGTCTCTCGCTCTCACAAATTGGCTCCTTTGTGTCGTGATCCACAGCTTCAAGCGCTCCACCAATTACTCGCGTTTCGAGCGTGCCGCTAGCATACGGATTGCCTTTGAGATGAGGCGCATCCAAAAGACCCTGTTTGATAGCTCCGGTGATTACAGCCGGATCTGAGAAAGCATCCTCCTCATCTCTACCGAAGTCACGGATTGCGCCCAGCAGGACTTCAGCTTCATCCATAAGGTATTTCCTGCGCCTGCCGACCTCTTCACTGCCTATCAAAGCCTGCATACCGGTCTGGCAATTCTTGAGCACGCCATGGACTATCTCGCAGCTTTCTATCACATCGTCAGCCGAGGCCGCATGGTCGCCCTCGCAGTAACCAACCACATGAATGATATGCGGCGCAACCGCCAGAGAAAGCATAGTCGATGCCGCAAGCTGCCCCTTTGCCTTGTTCATCTGAGGTGACAGGTGCAGCAGCCCGGCTCTGACCTGTCTGAAAGAATAGAACTCAGGCCCGTGCAGACTCTCCACCATTTCTATCTGGGCCTGAACCTTTGCCAGGTCCATCACAGGCGAAAGACCAGGAGGGGTATTGAACATATACTGAGCAATGTAATGCGACACGCCCATCTGCTTCGCATTGTATGCCGCCAGATAGGCCATAACAACCGATATGACATCGTGGGCATCGCGCAAGCCCCAATGGTGGGGCTCATTGACCTCCACTGGAATTCCACGCTCGGCATGCCAGCGCATACACTCCTGGTTCTCACGGATTGCCCCCTCCGGCGTGCGATTCGAGCGTCCGTCCAAGACGCTGTACCAGCACAATGGTATCGCCGCCCAGGCATTTGATATAGTCTCCGCCGACATTTTTGCCCAGGATATAAGGTCGCGAGTGCCGCTGTATACACGCAGCAGGGGATAGTTTCCACACTGCGCAGCGCTATACATCGCGGTCAGATCTTCGCGTCTGCGAACTGGAACGCCGCCTGCGCCGTCCATAGTCGGGTCCATCTCCTCCGGGCGGAAGAATGACTCCTGCGCGTTCTGGTCCGGTGCAATCGAAATTATATCGAGCACACCGGACTCGGCGATTTTGCGAACACCGTTTATAGTCGCGTCAAGGTCGGGCAGACCGAAATGATGCCTAAGCAGCGGGTATGGGTGCTTGTGTTCGAGCCGCTCGAGCAGCGTGCCGGTGCATTCAGTGCAGGATTTACCCGCTTCCTCGCCTTTCAGATATGTCCACACGGCATCAGTGTTCTCAAGCCCGGTGAAATAATACTCGAACCAATCCAGTTCCTTGACCGCTTCGCACACGGGAGGCGTTCCACCGAAGACAAACCGCCTGTCAAGCAGTTCCGAGCGCTCCAGAGCCGACTTGAGATCACTGACCAGGCGCTTACCGACTTCAGGGGTCAATCGATAGCTGACACCGACTATATCGGGATCATGCTCGCGGACTGCTTCGACAAAATCATCTACGCTAACTGCCGCGCCCAAGAATACTGTCTTGTAACCAAGCTGCTGTGCGATGCCCAATAGCCCGGCCACACCCGCCACATGCACGCAGTTTCCCAGTGCTCCGGCAACTATAGTTCCGCGCATTGTTTCGTCTCCTTTTCTTCAGGCTCGCCCTCCAGAATAAACCGGCGTATGTCTTTCAGGCTTTTTCCCGCCAGACCGAGGCTCTCGGCGTTCCTGCCTTTTGCCCTGTAGTCCGTCTCATGCAAAATCGAGCCGAGCAGGATGATCGAGTCTATAACCGGTGTCGGCACGCCTACCATCTCTCCCAGAGACGCTATAGGCACAAGGCTCATCGGGATATCCTCGCTTATATAACGATGATATACACTCTTGGGAGCCTTGATGCCATCATAACCTCTGTTGGCCCGCATCGCCTCATGCAAAGTGCGCCCTGCGGCGTCATAGGCAATATAGAGCCACTCGCGCGCGGACATTGCCCTGAAACCGAGAGCCTCGGCTACGGCAACACGCTCCTTATCCATCTTTTCGAGAATCTGAGATACAGCGGGAGTGATGCCTTCCGTATAATAATCGAAATCGCCGTTTGTGCTTTCGATGCGAGCGGCGTTGAGGACAGTGACCGCCGGGTGGAATATCGCGCCGATATTGTCGAGGCTGGTCTTCATCACATTATCGCCGGGCACAAACTGAGGAAACGCGGTCCTAAGCTTGCCTACCACCTCGGGTGTGCTATGTGCAGGCAGAGCTGCTACGGGGATGCTGTTCTTGACGCGGAATATCTTGGTCTGCGCCGGATTCATCGACCGGCTGGCGTATATGAATGTCTGCGCCTCGGCTACGACCACATCAGCGCAGCACCCACAGTCACGTATGACTTTGGACACCTCCAATGCACCGCCCGTCCTGCCGGGATTGAGCACTATCATCTGGCCGTCGACAAGGTGAGGAGCGATCTGTTCGGCAATTGGCCTGTGCGCGGTTGCAGGGACCACGACCATTAGAATATCGCGTCCGGCGATGGCCTCGGATGGGATGGAGGTAACAATTTTGAGAGCAGCGAAGCCGTGAGGAATTGTGTCCTGGCAGCCGGATATGATCTCTATCCCACCTGCAGACTGGATCGAACGGAGCCTTTCCGGACTGCGGTTATATAGTGAGACATCAAAGCCCATCAGAGAAAGCTGCCCTGCCACGGCTGTTCCACCATGGCCTGCTCCGAGGACTGCGAAACTGGGCGCACTCCTGTTTTCCATTATATGTCCTCCATTTATGTACAAGACACCCAACGGCAGCGAAACAGGAATGCTCTCTGCTTATCTTCCTGCCGCGCCTGCGAGGTTAGCTGTCGGGCTGGGGTCGGAAGCATGACCCCTCTCCATAACGAAGATTAGCCCCGTAAATCGGTTCCCCCGTTTTCGCACGATTGCGAAATTCGGCGTCCAAATTATAGACATGTATATGCTTAGTATTCTAGACGCTCTTCATCGAGTTTTAGTTCCAATTTTCTGCGTATATCAAAATCAAAATCGAGCTTGTTCGCAATATAAAAACCTGGTATAATTACCAGGTTGGGGAAAGAATATCCCCTCTCCTTTCTATCTCCTTTAAACTTGGGGGCTATGAGTGCCCCCTCTTTTTTTCTTGACAATAATGCCGCGCTGTGAGATATTTTCCTGCAGGACAAACCATTTCCAGAGGTGCTAAATATGCAATTCTACACAATATCAGCAATCGCTCTGGCGGCTCTTATTTCAGCTAACGCCACATTTGCTGCCGAAGCCGTAAAAGATGAAAAACCAGAAACCGGGCGCTGGGCAGTCATCGAGACGAACAAGGGCACGATCAAGTTTGCGCTTTATGAGAAAGATGCGCCAATCACCACGAAAAACTTTATCGAGCTGGCAAACTCAAAGTTTTATGACGGGCTGACGTTTCATCGCGTCGTCCCGGGGTTTGTGATACAGGGCGGCGATCCGAATGGTGACGGCACCGGCGGTTCACCAAACAAGATCAAACTTGAAGTCTCACCCAAACTCAAGCACGATGCAGCCGGTGTGGTGGCTATGGCGCGCGCATCCGACCCGAACTCCGCCAGCTGCCAGTTCTATATCACACTTGCCGCAGTCCCTTATCTGGATATGAACTACGCGGTCTTTGGCCGAGTGGTAGAGGGACTGGATGTTGTGAAAAAGATACAGATCGGGGATGTGATGAAAACCGTGCGAATTGTCGATCCGCCGAAACCGAAAGAAGATAAGAAATAGCCTGCTTATATTGCCTCCGAGCGTATTGTTCGGAGGCAATATTCAACGACGTAGCTCCCATGAGTAATCGCCGAGTTTAGGTGACTTTTTATTGCTGCCGACAGGTTTTCCACCATCATCTTTCAGGTCCTCTCCAATGCTGTAGAGCAAGAACCCACTGCCATTCGGCCTATAGACGAAGTCATTTCCACTAAAAATATCTTTTGGTAACACAACCCTTAGCTTTTGGCGCAATTCATTCAGTGAAAGCGGGTACCTGCCGTATTTACGCCTGAATGACTCCAGCATCAAAATAATCTTTGCCCCATCTATAGAAACTATACCAGTGTCCCTGACAATTCGGATGCGCACATATAGTGGTATCATAATGGAAGTAGTTATTGCGTATCTGGGCAAATGCTGCGTAAGCAATCCTTTTTGCTTCGCTTGCCTGTAAGATAACCCTGCGTTTTTTATCTCCTTATTCATCAAGTCAAGGTAACACTTCTCATCCAGACTAAAAATGATACGCATGACTTGACTGGGCTTTTTTGACTTGATATCCGTGTTGTGATCTGCACCCACACTCAACCTACTTAGATCATAAAACTTATTGATTCCAACAGCTCTTTCGGTTATTAGAGCATGAGTGTATCCGGTATTCAAATCGTTGCTTGAAAGCAGTTTCATTAAGCGCTGTGTCTGTGCCTCGGAAAAACTGCCATAATCAAGAGCTGAATAAATAGCCCCTGTCCCCATTTTGATGAGGGCAATTCTGGCCAGGAATGGGATTAAAGCCGGCTCGTTTGAAAAACTTGCAGCCATTTTTAAAGATGACTCTATATTGCATCCGGCTTTGTCCATCGAACCTTCTCGTGCGCTCAATATCGCTCTCGCAGTCGTCAGAGTAGCAAGATTGCGCATCCCCTGGCACATTGATGTATCGGGAAATAAGCCCTCTTTCCATCCAAGAGGAAAACGGCAGTAGTCAATTTTGTCTGCCTGGCTTATCAGATCAAAGACTTCCTCATATTTATCGACAATAGGCTTCGACTCAGCCCAGGGTCTGGTGTCGCGTGTCCCATTCATAGGCTTGATAAGTTGACGCAGTGTGGCAAAGTCTTGACTTTTGTAGTGCTGTGAAATCAACTTAAATGCTTTTATATAAACATCAGCCGCGTTTTGGCAGCCGGGCAGTCGATTAACTTCCATATCTGCTCTACACACAGGCTCGCCTGAGGCTTTGATATTTGCAATTTCATTGCGAACCCTGCTGCCTGTTGTAAGGAATGGCCAAGTAAAATATGCAGCAATTCCTATGCACACTATAACTACAGACAACCCCAATAAAATTGTTATCCTTGCCGTATATCGAGACATAATATAAGTCCTCGTGTTTGTTTGTAAGGCATGTAAAATCGTTCTCGGTTGAAGGCAAATATCCTGCTGTTAAATCGATCGCAGCTTTTCAGAATGAGCATGGCAGACCGCCAGAGCCAGAGCATCGGCTGCATCGTCCGGCTTGGGTATCTCGCGAAGACTCAGGATTCTTTGGATCATGAACTGAATCTGCTTCTTTTCGGCGCCGCCATAGCCGACCACCGCCTGCTTGACCTCCATCGGGGTATATTCAACCACGGTCAGCCCTCGCTGGGCGGCAGCAAACTGCATCACACCGCACGCCTTGCCGACTGCAATCGCCGTAGTCTGGTTCTTGGCGAAAAACAGTCTCTCCATCACGATTACATCGGGTTGATATTGGTCGATGATCTTGTTGAGTTCGTTATAGATATCCAAAAGACGCTCGGGGGCGGATTTCTTTGGGCTGGTCTCTATTGCGCCGTAGTCGACCATCTTCGGACTCACACCTATTTTGTCCACTACGCCATATCCCGTCGTGGCTGTTCCGGGGTCTATTCCTAATATTCGCAAGGTCTGCATGAGTGCATTCTACAGGCGAATTTGTTCCCGGTCAACTAACCCGGATTATGCGCTTTCCGCATAATCCGGGTCTCCGAGAGCATTATTCATGTTTCTCGTGAATAATGCGGGCTAAATCTATAATAAATCGACGCCGAGCAGCCATAATACTAATGAACTACACAAAGATACGTCCAAAGTCCCATTTACACCTGGTAAAAAACTGGGGATAATCCTAGTGTAGTACGAACATAGCTCATACATAAGTTTTAAGCATTGAGCCTAAACTAAAGATTGAAAAAGTAAATATATCAGGAGATCGGACCCGGACCCATGTTTGGGTCCGTTTTCCTTTGTACACCTATTTTAGATGTCTTGCTAAAGTGGTAAACTTTTTCTAGTCACTCTACGTTAATATACCAGAGGATGAGAGCAGCACAGATGCGACCGGCAAAAGCCGTCACCACACAGGACGGACAGTTGATAGGCAGCTTCAAACGGGGGCAGGCCGAGGCCTTTGACCGTTTGATGGAGGCGCACACCGACAAGGTGTTTGCGCTGGCATGGTCGGTCCTGATGAATGCTGATGATGCCATGGATGCGGTCCAGGAGGTCTTCATTAAGCTGTATAAAGCACTGCCATCGATGTCCGAATCCGATAATTTGAACGCGTGGCTCTATCGGGTCTGCCTTAATCACTGCATCGACCGCAAACGCAGAGCTAAAAACTCGAGGACAGAATTTACTGACGATGACTGGGAGCATCTGCAAGGCAACTTGGCCGATGAGCCTGAATATCGTATGTATCAGAGTGAAGTGGGGCGGGTAATACGCGCCGCGGTGGACAAGCTGCCCGAGCGCCAGAGAATGGTATTCATTCTCAGGCACTACAGACTTCTTTCTATAAATGAGATCGCGCAGGCACTAGGATGCACCACCGGCGCGGTCAAGGCGCATCTTTCGCGCGCAACCGCTCGTTTGCGCGACCGGCTTGCAGGGACAATTGTCTTTGAAGCCGGGGAGGTGAAATAAAATGAATTGCAGACAGGTCCGTAAACTTATGGGAGCATATCTGTATGGAGACCTGGAACCGGAAGATATGCGCGATATCAGGCTGCATGCGCAGGTATGTGATAAATGCCGTGCCGACCTGGAAAGCCGCGGGCAGGTCATCTCATCGCTGAGCGCTCAAGCGCCGGTTCTGCAAGATCACGACAAGCAGCGGATCGCTCGGAATGTGAAAGAAGCAATAACCGGGTTGGATCACGAAGATATCAGACTGAACCGCACGAATGAGCCGGACACAGGCCTATGGTGGCTGCGACCGGCATCGGCTGTCGCTATAGCAGGTTTTCTGCTGGCAGGTTTTGCAATAGGCAGGCACATCGGCGGTGGGCTTTCTGCAGGCTCCAGGCAGTCAACCGACATCAGCAAAGCAAGGGTAACAATCACCGAGGCAGCCCCAGACAACTCATCTGATAATGCAACAGAAGCCAGCACCGATACGCACCAAAGCAACTCACGCTCGAAAAAGATAGAAAATATGGCCGATTATGCTCGAAGGATGGCAATACCCGCAGTCACCGGCCCGACAGACAGAAACAGCAATCAAGATAAGCGCAGGCACGTAATACATGAGGAGCCGCTGAGTGTGGCAGGACAATCGGACATAAAGGGAGAACAGGACAATAAAGACACGACAAAACTGCCAAAACCCACAGGTCTTAATGATGCGCAGACAGCCAATGAATAATCACATTTACATAAGAGTATTCTTTATCGCTATAGTCGTCTTTATTTCAGCAGTAACAATATCAGGTGCATTCGCGCAGACACGCGCATCAGTTACGGTGAGCGCCGTGACCGAGGATAGCTACTCGCCGGTCGTTTTGATTATAGACGGCAAGCTGGTGGAAGTGGAATCGCTCCAATTTATGCGCGGCCAGCAGGTGATGATCTGGCTGCGCGATCTGGAAAACCTCGGCTGGGGCAAAGCATATTCAGACAAGTCCGGCGAGATCATATTCAAGGGTAACGGAGTCACTCTCTCATTTACCAAGAATGGCGGGCTGGCCAAAGTCAACTCGCTGTCTGTAAAGCTGCCGGTCGATACATACACCCGAGACGGAAAACTGATGGTCCCACTCTCGTTTACGGCAAAAGCGCTCGGATATGACTGTGAGATTGCCTACAAACCGGTGGCTGCCATAAAAACGTATTCCCGCCCCGCAACCACGCCGGAGTCTAATTCACTGGAAGGCAGAGTCATATATGCGGGCAAAGGCGCGGCGGGAATCAAAGTGCGGGCAGTTGATAGGGATTTTAATGTCGTAGGCGACACCGTCACCGATGCGAACGGCACCTACAGGTTCGACAACCTCCCTGCAGGTGAATACGCGGCGTTCGTCTATACCAAAGACAACCCCACCTATTTCAATCGTGTCTCAGAAGCAGCGGTCCTCAACAAAGGGGACGAAGCTCACCTCAAACCCATATCACTTGGACGTATTCTCGCGCCAAAATCCCCAAAACCAGGTGGAATGGCAAAAAACTCAAGCGGCAATGTGCTGCTGGAGTGGACCAAGTGCGAAGCAGCAGTATCATACGAACTGACAATTGCAAGAAAAAACAGTGAGCCGAGCCTGGCATTCACTTCAAAAGAACCGAAAGCACGTATACCCGCCAATAAATTGAAGCATGGCGAAATGTATGAAGCACAGGTATCCGCGCTCGATGCCAATGGAGACTATGTCGGCGGCACGGTGGGCGCAGGCGGCGAGCCATGGTCGTTTGTATTTGAGTAAATTCGCATTTTGACACGTTTTCTGCGATAATGTACGCATGCTGGAATCTATTATTTCATCAATGATCCCTGTCGTCGGCGCAGACGGCAGTTCCCGCAGACCTCGGCGTTCCCGCCGGCAGCGGCCACCCCATGAAGATATGGGCAACTGGATATGGATACAAAGCGCCGAGACCACTCGTAATTATTATCTCTACGCGCGCAAAACATTCGACCTACCCGCAAAGCCCAGCCGAGCAATCATCAAAACATCTGCAGACAGCCGTTATAAGCTCTATGTGAACGGCGAATACGTCGGCAAGGGACCCGTGCGAAGCGCAGCGGGCATCAGTTATTACGACACGTATGATATCACAGGAGTGCTTTCCAAAGGCAAAAATGTCATCGCGTTCCATGTCATGCATTTCGGTGAGAACACGTCAATGTGCGCGCTTCGCAGACCAGGCCTGATCTGTAAAGCGGAAATAGAGCTAAATGACCAAAAGCTGGAAATAGAAACCGATCAGGCATGGAAAGTGCATCGCGCATCCGATTGGACCGGCCAGAGCGCTCGCATCAATAACAACCTCGGTTTCCAGGAAGTCTATGACAGCGCGGAGCGTATGGACGGTTGGAATGAGATCAAGTTTAAAGAAAAAGGCTGGGAAGAGGCCTGCATAGTGGGCACAGCGCCTGCAATGCCATGGGGCAAACTCATTGAGCGCGCTATTCCACAGCTCGATGAAGAGAAAATCCTGCCCGCTTCAATAGTCGGATTATATAACTCGCCTGAGCACAGTAAGGAGACCGCTGCGCAGACGGTGCCTGAGATCATGGCGGCATCCGAGCTTGTCGATCTCAACGCCGGCAGCGTCAAGCATGCTGAAGCACTGCTGACAGAGACCGGAAGCTGCCAGGTCAAGACTCCCCGCGGCGATGGAGGAGTCGTGATTATACTCGATTTCGGTCGAGAAGTGTTCGGCAATGTAGAGATAGGCATCGGCGGCTCGGGCAGCGGAACTATGGATATCGGCTATAGTGAACTGCTCGAAGACGGCCATGTGAAACCCACTCGCGGCGATATGAAATACACCGACCGCGTGGTCCTCAAAAAGGGAAAACTTAACTGGCAGAGCTTCGAGCCGCGCGCATTCAGGTATATGCAGATCGAGTTTCATGCGTGCTCCAAGGCGGTCGCGCTGGAACATATCAGAGTCAACCAGACCACCTACCCCACCGAGCTTATCGGCAGTTTCGAGTGCAGTGACCCGCTCCTAAACGACATCTGGAAGACCTGCGCATACACTGCAAAACTGTGCATGGAAGACACGTTCATCGACTCGCCATGGCAGAGCAGATCGCAGTGGTGGGCGGACGCCAGAATCGAATCGCGAACGGCATATTATGCATTCGACGACGTCAAGCTGCTGGCTCAGGGTCTCAGGCAGATTGCCGATACTCAGGATCGCAGCGGCGCGGTCATGGGCACATATCCCGCATCGGAGGATAAACTGGTCCCGGACTTTGCGCTTAATTGGGTCTTTTCGATCCTTGATTACTATGCATTCTCGGATGATTCGGGTTTGGTGCGCGATCTGTATCCCAACGTGCGCAGGCTGATGAGTTGGTTCGATCGATATCAGAACGATTTTGGACTAATCGGCGAAGTGCCCGGATGGATATTCATCGACTCGGCTGATCTGGAACGGCATGGTGTGCTGACATCCCTCAACTGCCTGTACTATCAAGCTCTGAGGGTGACGGCTGCCCTTGCATCAATTTTGGGAAAAGGCAATGAAGCGGATGACTATAACGAGTCCGCCCGAGTGCTCAGACTTGCGATCAACAAATATCTCTACTCGCCCGAGAAAGGGCTGTATGCGGACTGCCTGAAAGACGGCAAACTGGCGGACAAATTCAGCGCTCAGACAAACATACTCGCCGCGCTCTTCGATATCCCCGACCATTATTGCAAGGCCGCTATCATACGCACTCTGCAGGGCAACATGCTCTCTGAAACCAGGACACCGTATTTCACATCGCACTTGCTCGAAGTGCTATACTCGATGGATCGCCATAAAGAGGCTCTCGATATGATGCGCCGGAAGTGGGGAAGGAGCGTAGAGCAAGGCGGTGGAACGTTCCCTGAGTTCTTCGGTGATAACGGCAGCAAGTGTCATGGCTGGGCATCGGGTCCAGCGCGCGATCTCATCGCCGAATATGTCGGGATAAAGCCCATACTGGGCATGCATCGATTTTCTGTCACCCCGCATGAAGGCGACCTTGAATGGGCAAAAGGGTCCATTGCAACCCGGACCGGGCTGTTGACCATCGAATGGCGTTCCACACCCAGGTCGTTCACTATAGAAGCGCGGGTTCCAGACGGTCTGAAAGTTGACATATACCCACCCTGCCCTATGAACACAAAGATAACGCTCGACGGCAAGGCGCATCCGTCATGCCTGGTTACCATTGGCGGCGGCAATCACACCATAAAAGTGACATCGGCCAGGCTTCCAAAGCCAAAACCGCTGGGCAAACTGCCGAAACCTGTCCCGATACCGATCGTGGAACTGCTCGATGATCTGTCGGTGCAAGATCGCAAAAATCTCGGATTGATAACCAGCCGCCATGAAAGAAACGGCTCCAGGCGGTCACGCCTGAAGACTTCCCGCAAGTCGAAAATCGAAGAGGCGCCAATCGAAATACTCCCTACTCCTGAACTGGAAACACTGGTCGAAGAGACGGAGATGATACCGGAAATCGCCGCATCGGCAACTGAAACCGCTCCCGAGGCCGAGACAAAGCCCCAGAAGAGACGGTCCCGCCGTGGTGGACGCGGCAGGAACAAGCCTGCACCGCAAGAGACGGCCGTCGCTCAAGTGCCTGAGGAAAAAGTCGAAGTTGAAGCTGTAATCAGCAATGAGCCGCTTGAAACGGCAGATGAGCCGAAAAAGACGAGCAGGAAGCGTTCACATCGCGGAGGCAGACGAAGGTCTTCCAAGTCATCACAAGAGGCACAAACGCCTGCTGATGTGCCGACAGAGATCGAACCCGCCGCTGAGTCTCCATTGTCGGTTGAAGACGCATCGCCTGAGCTGGTTACTGAAGCAGCAGTCGAAGCAGCACCCAAACCCGCCAGAAAACGCACTCATCGGGGTGGAAGAAAACGCTCTACATCCAAAAAGTCTTTGGAAGAAGCTGCCGAGAGCAGCCCAATAGAGCCGGTCGTCGAAGCCACACCTGAACCTGCTCCAGAGGCTGCAGCCCAGGAAGCACCTAAGAAAAAACGGCGCACATACACCAGGCGACCAAGGAAAAAACCAACTGAAAACACTGAGCAGGCTGACAGTTCTAAAACCATGCAGGATCAGCCTGCCGAGTAGTCACATTAATGGGGCGCTACTCCAACGTTGCGCCCCAATTATAATCAGCTCTTTCTGGCCCAAAATGTGGTTCGCTCCAGTGAATCCTCATACGGGGCATCATCTCTATCTCCGAAGTGCTTCTCTACTACGAAACCATGCTTTTCAAGCCACTCGCGCACTTCGTATGTGCTTATTGGATGTTTCTGTTGAACGGTCTCCTTGGTTGTAATGGTTCCATCCGGGCTGGTCACAATAACCCAGCGCTTTGCTCGCCACAGCCGTTTGGGAGCATCGAACCAAATTGTTTCGCTCTCCCATTCAAACCGAATGCCGTCTGCGCTGGTCCAACTGCCTATTATTCCCGAATGACGCCCGGGCTGCCTCCAGGACTCAGCAAGTTCGCATTCCATATGGTCGCTGTCATAATAGAGATATCCGCCCGGCTTAAGCGCACGAGCGGCTGAGGCTATGCAGCCCTCCTGCTCCTCCGGCGTGGCAAGCTCATAAAAACAATTGCCGCCCAAAATCACCAGGTCGAAGGCCTGCGGCCAGACATACTCAGTGACATCTGCCTCGATAAACGACACCCTACCCAACACCTCCTGAGAGAGCGCCATTGCTTTGCGCCTGGCTCGATCCATAAGAGCCTTTGATTTGTCGATCCCGACCAGCTCATGGCCGTCCTG encodes the following:
- a CDS encoding RNA polymerase sigma factor, whose amino-acid sequence is MRPAKAVTTQDGQLIGSFKRGQAEAFDRLMEAHTDKVFALAWSVLMNADDAMDAVQEVFIKLYKALPSMSESDNLNAWLYRVCLNHCIDRKRRAKNSRTEFTDDDWEHLQGNLADEPEYRMYQSEVGRVIRAAVDKLPERQRMVFILRHYRLLSINEIAQALGCTTGAVKAHLSRATARLRDRLAGTIVFEAGEVK
- a CDS encoding carboxypeptidase regulatory-like domain-containing protein gives rise to the protein MNNHIYIRVFFIAIVVFISAVTISGAFAQTRASVTVSAVTEDSYSPVVLIIDGKLVEVESLQFMRGQQVMIWLRDLENLGWGKAYSDKSGEIIFKGNGVTLSFTKNGGLAKVNSLSVKLPVDTYTRDGKLMVPLSFTAKALGYDCEIAYKPVAAIKTYSRPATTPESNSLEGRVIYAGKGAAGIKVRAVDRDFNVVGDTVTDANGTYRFDNLPAGEYAAFVYTKDNPTYFNRVSEAAVLNKGDEAHLKPISLGRILAPKSPKPGGMAKNSSGNVLLEWTKCEAAVSYELTIARKNSEPSLAFTSKEPKARIPANKLKHGEMYEAQVSALDANGDYVGGTVGAGGEPWSFVFE
- the ruvC gene encoding crossover junction endodeoxyribonuclease RuvC encodes the protein MRILGIDPGTATTGYGVVDKIGVSPKMVDYGAIETSPKKSAPERLLDIYNELNKIIDQYQPDVIVMERLFFAKNQTTAIAVGKACGVMQFAAAQRGLTVVEYTPMEVKQAVVGYGGAEKKQIQFMIQRILSLREIPKPDDAADALALAVCHAHSEKLRSI
- a CDS encoding NAD/NADP octopine/nopaline dehydrogenase family protein, which encodes MENRSAPSFAVLGAGHGGTAVAGQLSLMGFDVSLYNRSPERLRSIQSAGGIEIISGCQDTIPHGFAALKIVTSIPSEAIAGRDILMVVVPATAHRPIAEQIAPHLVDGQMIVLNPGRTGGALEVSKVIRDCGCCADVVVAEAQTFIYASRSMNPAQTKIFRVKNSIPVAALPAHSTPEVVGKLRTAFPQFVPGDNVMKTSLDNIGAIFHPAVTVLNAARIESTNGDFDYYTEGITPAVSQILEKMDKERVAVAEALGFRAMSAREWLYIAYDAAGRTLHEAMRANRGYDGIKAPKSVYHRYISEDIPMSLVPIASLGEMVGVPTPVIDSIILLGSILHETDYRAKGRNAESLGLAGKSLKDIRRFILEGEPEEKETKQCAEL
- a CDS encoding zf-HC2 domain-containing protein — translated: MNCRQVRKLMGAYLYGDLEPEDMRDIRLHAQVCDKCRADLESRGQVISSLSAQAPVLQDHDKQRIARNVKEAITGLDHEDIRLNRTNEPDTGLWWLRPASAVAIAGFLLAGFAIGRHIGGGLSAGSRQSTDISKARVTITEAAPDNSSDNATEASTDTHQSNSRSKKIENMADYARRMAIPAVTGPTDRNSNQDKRRHVIHEEPLSVAGQSDIKGEQDNKDTTKLPKPTGLNDAQTANE
- a CDS encoding DUF488 domain-containing protein gives rise to the protein MTEIFTIGHSNHDLLDFLNILKRSRTQVLVDVRSEPYSRYASQFNKTEFQRHVETAGITYRYSGNSIGGKPKDMSLYTPSGAPDYDKLAKTESFQNELKAIVEIAKTKRVVIMCSEADPMTCHRERILAQILRSWGIDVKHIMPDGSIAKVEQPGLFKN
- a CDS encoding cobalamin B12-binding domain-containing protein — its product is MRGTIVAGALGNCVHVAGVAGLLGIAQQLGYKTVFLGAAVSVDDFVEAVREHDPDIVGVSYRLTPEVGKRLVSDLKSALERSELLDRRFVFGGTPPVCEAVKELDWFEYYFTGLENTDAVWTYLKGEEAGKSCTECTGTLLERLEHKHPYPLLRHHFGLPDLDATINGVRKIAESGVLDIISIAPDQNAQESFFRPEEMDPTMDGAGGVPVRRREDLTAMYSAAQCGNYPLLRVYSGTRDLISWAKMSAETISNAWAAIPLCWYSVLDGRSNRTPEGAIRENQECMRWHAERGIPVEVNEPHHWGLRDAHDVISVVMAYLAAYNAKQMGVSHYIAQYMFNTPPGLSPVMDLAKVQAQIEMVESLHGPEFYSFRQVRAGLLHLSPQMNKAKGQLAASTMLSLAVAPHIIHVVGYCEGDHAASADDVIESCEIVHGVLKNCQTGMQALIGSEEVGRRRKYLMDEAEVLLGAIRDFGRDEEDAFSDPAVITGAIKQGLLDAPHLKGNPYASGTLETRVIGGALEAVDHDTKEPICESERLQSLLSCIVG
- a CDS encoding peptidylprolyl isomerase; the protein is MQFYTISAIALAALISANATFAAEAVKDEKPETGRWAVIETNKGTIKFALYEKDAPITTKNFIELANSKFYDGLTFHRVVPGFVIQGGDPNGDGTGGSPNKIKLEVSPKLKHDAAGVVAMARASDPNSASCQFYITLAAVPYLDMNYAVFGRVVEGLDVVKKIQIGDVMKTVRIVDPPKPKEDKK